Proteins encoded together in one Asterias rubens chromosome 4, eAstRub1.3, whole genome shotgun sequence window:
- the LOC117288936 gene encoding fibropellin-3-like: protein MLRDGDGFNVTSYDTGPCANINCQNGGACLVLGTSFTCQCTTGFTGQFCQTAVSPCANINCQNGGACLVLGTSFTCQCTTGFTGQFCQTAVSPCANINCQNGGACLVLGTSFTCQCTTGFTGQFCQTAVSPCANINCQNGGACLVLGTSFTCQCTTGFTGQFCQTAVSPCANINCQNGGACLVLGTSFTCQCTTGFTGQFCQTAVSTYIHVHVCCQIFAVTNVPVLAVQT, encoded by the exons ATGCTACGTG ATGGTGATGGTTTTAATGTTACTTCCTATGACACAGGTCCATGTGCAAATATTAACTGCCAAAATGGAGGTGCATGTCTGGTTCTGGGAACTTCGTTCACCTGCCAGTGTACAACTGGATTCACTGGACAATTTTGTCAAACGGCTGTCA GTCCATGTGCAAATATTAACTGCCAAAATGGAGGTGCATGTCTGGTTCTGGGAACTTCGTTCACCTGCCAGTGTACAACTGGATTCACTGGACAATTTTGTCAAACGGCTGTCA GTCCATGTGCAAATATTAACTGCCAAAATGGAGGTGCATGTCTGGTTCTGGGAACTTCGTTCACCTGCCAGTGTACAACTGGATTCACTGGACAATTTTGTCAAACGGCTGTCA GTCCATGTGCAAATATTAACTGCCAAAATGGAGGTGCATGTCTGGTTCTGGGAACTTCGTTCACCTGCCAGTGTACAACTGGATTCACTGGACAATTTTGTCAAACGGCTGTCA GTCCATGTGCAAATATTAACTGCCAAAATGGAGGTGCATGTCTGGTTCTGGGAACTTCGTTCACCTGCCAGTGTACAACTGGATTCACTGGACAATTTTGTCAAACGGCTGTCAGTACGTATATACATGTTCATGTCTGTTGTCAAATATTTGCCGTCACAAATGTTCCTGTCCTTGCTGTGCAAACCTGA